In one Sphingobium sp. MI1205 genomic region, the following are encoded:
- a CDS encoding NAD-dependent epimerase/dehydratase family protein has protein sequence MAVEWELLTPSRRELDLSDGALTEAYVRSTKPDIVVHAAGRVGGIQANIANPVAFLVENIDMGRNLLLACRDAGVRRFLNLGSSCMYPRDRSDLLREDDLLSGALETTNEGYALAKIFSTRLCEYISREDESFHYKTLIPCNIYGRHDKFDPAVSHLIPAVIRKVHDAKLRGEGEVAVWGDGQARREFMYAEDLADAVMRAAADITIIPPLMNIGIGRDYTIDEYYRMAAVVIGWDGELRHDISKPAGMLKKQVDISKQRAWGWSPTHSLMEGIAKTYDFFLKGTDR, from the coding sequence ATGGCTGTTGAATGGGAATTGCTTACCCCTAGTCGCCGAGAATTGGATCTATCAGATGGGGCTTTAACGGAAGCATATGTCCGCAGCACCAAGCCTGATATAGTTGTCCACGCGGCGGGCCGCGTAGGGGGTATCCAGGCGAATATCGCCAATCCCGTCGCATTCCTTGTTGAAAATATAGACATGGGCCGCAACCTGCTACTTGCCTGCCGCGATGCTGGCGTGCGGCGGTTCCTGAACCTGGGTAGTTCGTGCATGTACCCTCGCGATAGAAGTGATCTTCTGAGAGAAGATGACTTGCTATCAGGCGCACTTGAGACGACTAACGAAGGCTATGCGCTTGCCAAAATATTCTCCACCCGACTATGCGAGTACATATCGCGTGAGGACGAGAGCTTCCATTATAAGACTCTGATCCCCTGCAATATTTACGGTCGTCACGATAAGTTCGATCCCGCTGTTTCTCATCTTATCCCCGCTGTTATTCGCAAAGTGCATGATGCAAAGCTTCGCGGTGAAGGCGAGGTAGCGGTGTGGGGTGATGGGCAAGCTAGACGAGAATTCATGTATGCGGAAGATCTTGCGGATGCTGTTATGCGAGCAGCGGCGGACATAACCATAATTCCACCCCTTATGAATATCGGCATCGGCCGAGATTACACGATCGACGAGTATTACCGGATGGCGGCGGTCGTGATAGGCTGGGACGGTGAGTTGCGCCACGACATATCGAAACCTGCGGGTATGCTGAAGAAGCAAGTGGATATCTCGAAGCAGCGTGCCTGGGGGTGGTCTCCCACTCACAGCCTTATGGAAGGCATCGCTAAGACCTATGACTTTTTTCTAAAAGGGACCGATCGATGA
- the gmd gene encoding GDP-mannose 4,6-dehydratase, producing MMDNQRRTALITGVTGQDGAYLSQLLLRKGYEVHGIKRRSSSFNTGRIDQIVTDVQEESNFHMHYGDMTDSTNILRIIKEVQPTEIYNLAAQSHVAVSFETPEYTANADAVGTLRVLEAIRILGIEGNVRFYQASTSELYGKVHETPQRETTPFYPRSPYGVAKLYAYWMTVNYREAYGMFASNGILFNHESPIRGETFVTRKITRAVAEIALGKREKFWLGNLDAQRDWGHAEDYVEGMWRILQHREADDFVLATGRLCSVREFVERAFSEVDIAIEWRGEGAAEEGICRKTGRILLQIDPRYFRPTEVDLLLGDASKAEKLLGWKPVRTLEQLVSEMVRSDLHFMETKEIR from the coding sequence ATGATGGACAATCAACGTCGAACCGCTTTGATAACCGGAGTTACTGGTCAGGATGGAGCGTATCTGTCGCAGCTGCTTTTACGAAAAGGATATGAGGTGCACGGCATTAAGCGCCGCTCATCATCCTTCAACACGGGCCGGATTGATCAAATCGTCACCGATGTTCAAGAAGAATCCAATTTTCATATGCACTATGGGGACATGACGGATAGCACCAATATTCTACGTATCATCAAGGAAGTGCAGCCGACCGAGATCTACAATCTCGCTGCCCAAAGTCACGTTGCTGTGAGCTTTGAGACCCCGGAATATACGGCTAATGCTGATGCGGTGGGTACATTACGCGTTCTCGAGGCCATCCGCATATTGGGCATCGAGGGTAACGTACGTTTTTACCAAGCGTCCACCTCCGAACTTTATGGCAAGGTCCACGAGACGCCGCAGAGGGAGACGACGCCTTTTTATCCCCGCTCTCCTTACGGTGTGGCGAAACTGTACGCATATTGGATGACTGTCAATTACCGAGAAGCCTATGGGATGTTCGCTTCGAACGGCATCCTTTTCAATCACGAAAGTCCGATTCGAGGCGAAACATTTGTCACGCGTAAAATAACCCGTGCTGTGGCAGAAATTGCTCTTGGCAAGCGAGAGAAGTTTTGGCTTGGGAATCTCGATGCCCAACGCGATTGGGGGCACGCAGAAGATTATGTCGAAGGAATGTGGCGAATCCTTCAGCATAGAGAGGCGGACGATTTTGTGCTCGCGACAGGTCGTCTATGCTCGGTCCGAGAATTTGTGGAAAGAGCATTCAGCGAGGTGGACATAGCGATCGAATGGCGCGGAGAAGGTGCGGCCGAGGAGGGAATATGCCGCAAGACGGGGCGAATTCTCCTTCAGATCGATCCCCGATATTTTCGGCCAACGGAAGTTGACCTGCTCCTGGGCGACGCAAGCAAGGCCGAAAAGCTGCTCGGTTGGAAGCCGGTTCGCACATTAGAGCAACTGGTAAGCGAGATGGTCCGCAGCGATCTCCATTTTATGGAAACCAAGGAGATTAGGTGA
- a CDS encoding IS1380 family transposase, translated as MDDPTLPLPGLSPVSGKRLDVRFDGGLLSSDGGILLLREVEQRLGVADRMAACIKDPRAPDLITHSLTDIIRFRLMMIAAGYEDGNDASSLRVDPMFKLALDLAPSDRALCSQPTISRLENLPDTRALLGMGRAMVDLYCDSFRTVPKRIVLDIDDTFDAVHGGQQLRLFNAHHDEYGFQPIVVFDGEGRFITAVLRPAKRPGGKEIRAFLRRLMRAIRANWPRTQIMLRGDSHYCCPEVIDWCRAGGHDFILGVAPTSTLRRHVTDLETSTKARFEAATDDGKVRRFKAFHDGAKSWSRVERIIARVEVGDQGADTRFVVTNLKKGSPRWLYEQVYCRRGQAENHIKSWKTHLAADRTSCTKATANQLRLFLHAGAYWLMWGLRTAMPKRSIWRTVQFDTLRLHLIKIAARVVEMKTLIRVQWPTACPNQQIVRVALDRIPRLVT; from the coding sequence ATGGACGATCCTACGCTGCCGCTACCTGGTCTGTCACCTGTTTCGGGCAAGCGGTTGGACGTCAGATTTGACGGCGGTCTGCTATCGTCAGACGGCGGGATTTTGCTGTTGCGCGAGGTGGAGCAGCGCCTTGGCGTTGCGGATCGCATGGCGGCCTGCATCAAAGATCCCCGCGCGCCGGATCTGATCACCCACAGCCTTACCGACATTATCCGCTTCCGGCTGATGATGATTGCGGCGGGTTACGAGGATGGCAATGACGCCTCCAGTCTGCGCGTCGACCCGATGTTCAAGCTGGCCCTTGATCTGGCACCTTCGGATCGCGCGCTATGTTCGCAGCCGACGATCTCGCGACTGGAGAACCTGCCTGATACGCGTGCGTTGCTGGGCATGGGCCGGGCGATGGTTGATCTGTATTGCGATTCCTTCCGCACCGTGCCCAAGCGTATTGTCCTCGACATTGATGACACATTCGATGCCGTGCATGGCGGCCAGCAGTTGCGATTATTCAATGCCCATCATGACGAATATGGCTTCCAACCCATCGTCGTGTTCGATGGCGAGGGCCGCTTCATCACTGCCGTGCTACGCCCGGCCAAACGACCCGGCGGCAAGGAAATCAGGGCTTTCCTGCGCCGCCTGATGCGTGCAATCCGCGCCAACTGGCCAAGAACGCAGATCATGCTGCGCGGCGACAGTCATTATTGCTGTCCCGAGGTCATCGACTGGTGCCGGGCGGGCGGACACGACTTCATCCTGGGCGTCGCGCCGACCTCGACATTGCGCCGCCATGTCACCGATCTCGAAACCAGCACCAAAGCGCGCTTCGAGGCCGCAACCGACGATGGCAAGGTGCGCCGCTTCAAGGCATTCCACGACGGCGCTAAAAGCTGGAGCCGCGTCGAGCGGATCATCGCCCGCGTCGAAGTCGGCGATCAGGGGGCCGACACCCGCTTCGTCGTCACCAATCTCAAAAAGGGCTCGCCCCGCTGGCTCTACGAGCAGGTCTATTGCCGGCGGGGGCAGGCGGAAAATCACATCAAGTCGTGGAAAACCCATCTCGCCGCAGACCGTACATCCTGCACAAAGGCCACGGCCAACCAGTTGCGGCTGTTCCTTCATGCCGGTGCCTACTGGCTTATGTGGGGTCTGCGCACCGCCATGCCGAAACGCTCAATATGGCGCACTGTCCAGTTCGATACCTTGCGCCTGCACCTCATCAAGATCGCTGCCCGTGTCGTCGAAATGAAGACCTTGATCCGCGTCCAATGGCCCACCGCCTGTCCCAACCAGCAGATCGTCCGGGTCGCCCTCGATCGTATCCCTCGCCTCGTTACCTGA
- a CDS encoding class I SAM-dependent methyltransferase gives MSFKVEWFSQNLQCPTCSNTHFQRGCDIWACSSCQQAYPVINNSINFISPEMAIDFNIIANEKPSDHPYNPTAAELISIAEQTGGMVLDCGAGSREFTSDNLIQTEIMPYNNVDILAVNQSLPFQDCVFDAIFSFDVLEHVTDPFLCAQELARVLKPGGYLYLDLPFLQLEHGYPHHYFNATRMGLRRLFQNLLQIQAHVVPESGHPTHLIWTALNAYRNGLPKECRADFEGLTIEQILNGSWKDFRRDFGSMLNSETKWKMASATQAIMKKEPSNMEENSSISVDVFMLPNFRDRESFAG, from the coding sequence ATGAGCTTCAAAGTCGAATGGTTCAGTCAGAACCTGCAATGCCCCACATGTTCAAACACCCACTTTCAGCGCGGCTGCGATATTTGGGCGTGCAGTTCTTGCCAGCAGGCTTACCCCGTTATTAATAATAGCATCAATTTCATCTCGCCTGAGATGGCGATAGATTTTAACATCATCGCGAATGAGAAACCTTCTGATCATCCGTACAATCCAACGGCGGCCGAGCTAATCAGTATAGCCGAACAAACAGGTGGCATGGTACTAGACTGCGGGGCTGGATCCCGAGAATTTACGAGCGATAACCTCATACAAACAGAGATAATGCCCTATAATAACGTAGATATACTGGCGGTCAATCAAAGTCTACCGTTCCAGGACTGCGTTTTCGACGCAATATTTTCATTCGATGTTTTGGAACATGTAACCGATCCATTCTTGTGCGCTCAGGAACTTGCACGCGTATTAAAGCCGGGTGGATATTTGTATTTAGATTTACCTTTTCTACAGCTCGAACACGGTTACCCGCACCATTACTTCAACGCGACCCGTATGGGCTTACGTCGCCTTTTCCAAAACTTACTTCAAATTCAGGCCCACGTGGTTCCAGAATCCGGTCATCCCACTCACCTGATCTGGACAGCTCTCAATGCCTACCGGAACGGGCTGCCTAAAGAGTGTCGCGCTGACTTTGAAGGTCTTACGATTGAACAGATATTGAATGGTTCATGGAAAGATTTTCGCCGGGATTTTGGAAGTATGCTGAACTCGGAAACAAAATGGAAAATGGCATCAGCTACTCAAGCAATCATGAAAAAGGAGCCGTCAAACATGGAGGAGAATTCATCCATATCAGTGGACGTCTTCATGCTACCGAATTTTCGCGATCGGGAAAGTTTCGCCGGCTGA
- a CDS encoding transposase codes for MFADSAYRGNHFRDAVRAKGGIPRIVATGMWGRDEAETLRKLHEWNQPIHRVRGRIEKIFGTWTRCYGLRRMRWRGLAKAAVQVHLTAIAYNLKRTMNILSVPARYASACNDRPDPTPVEYSSDFRVLRPPAHRSPNKSPIG; via the coding sequence GTGTTTGCCGACAGCGCGTACCGCGGCAATCATTTTCGCGATGCCGTGCGGGCAAAGGGCGGCATTCCTCGGATCGTCGCCACCGGGATGTGGGGCCGCGATGAAGCCGAAACGCTGCGCAAGCTGCATGAATGGAATCAGCCGATCCACCGCGTGCGCGGTCGGATCGAGAAGATCTTTGGGACATGGACACGATGTTACGGCCTGCGCCGAATGCGATGGCGAGGTCTCGCCAAAGCCGCCGTCCAAGTCCACCTCACCGCCATCGCCTACAACCTCAAGCGCACAATGAATATTCTCTCCGTTCCAGCACGATATGCCTCCGCCTGCAACGATAGGCCGGATCCAACACCCGTCGAATATTCAAGCGATTTTAGAGTGCTACGCCCACCCGCGCACAGGTCTCCTAATAAGAGCCCCATAGGATGA
- a CDS encoding transposase, with product MGHRSIGQERFGFVGRERTTSSLDALASLIDWNTIAVLLDPLYPAAKGEPAWPPLAMFKALLLSIWYDLSDVKLAEALDDRASFRRFCGFAANEATPERTAFVRFRRLLVADKLDRTLFEAVTMQLRSRAVTVKTGTLVDATVIASATEDDDVRRAGSSIRESGLFTASRLMSAPMLIRR from the coding sequence ATGGGGCATCGTTCGATTGGTCAGGAGCGGTTTGGTTTTGTCGGACGCGAGCGGACGACTTCGTCGCTCGACGCGCTTGCCTCCCTGATCGATTGGAACACGATCGCGGTGCTCCTTGATCCGCTCTACCCGGCCGCCAAGGGCGAACCTGCCTGGCCGCCACTGGCGATGTTCAAGGCGCTGCTGCTGTCGATCTGGTACGATCTGTCCGATGTAAAGCTGGCCGAGGCGCTCGATGATCGAGCCTCCTTTCGCCGGTTCTGCGGGTTTGCCGCGAATGAAGCGACACCTGAACGTACCGCCTTCGTCAGGTTTCGCAGGCTGCTGGTTGCCGATAAGCTGGACCGAACGCTGTTTGAAGCCGTGACCATGCAGCTCAGATCAAGGGCGGTAACGGTCAAGACAGGGACACTGGTCGATGCCACCGTCATTGCTTCGGCAACTGAGGATGATGATGTGAGGCGCGCTGGGTCAAGCATAAGGGAAAGCGGGCTGTTCACGGCTTCAAGGCTCATGTCGGCGCCGATGCTGATACGGCGCTAG
- a CDS encoding lipopolysaccharide biosynthesis protein yields MFMDGIIKPAEQAKFEERQKSNVLLRRLYAFRYFLLLVVLPTAIVATYYYLIASDQYESSADFVVRRGDSPTRSSGGAGALLGFSVGGTAAQTDALIIQDYLLSHDAVARLRREDRLVERFQRPHVDFLSALWGANPAPETLLKYYRKHVDVEQNVEDGITDVRVRAFTPADAHVIAEKLLQMGEQRVNQINERTMKGQLTAAKSQLASAERDLAAVQGKITAFRRVKGDIDPAGTGKAQIGLVADLTANLAAAKARLNALQGFISRSSPQYRAIEAQVRALDAQVASQNARLASGGNNIATGLGKYEDLLIRQEFAGKRYAAAAASYEDARAQALKQQLYLVRVVDPNIPVKSQFPARGRVVITVFFSLLLAYGIGWMLLAGVKEHSL; encoded by the coding sequence ATGTTCATGGACGGGATCATAAAGCCGGCAGAGCAAGCCAAGTTCGAAGAGAGGCAGAAATCTAATGTGCTGCTTCGCCGACTGTATGCGTTCCGCTATTTCCTACTGCTAGTCGTGCTCCCGACGGCCATTGTGGCCACCTATTATTACCTCATCGCGTCCGATCAATATGAATCTAGCGCAGATTTCGTGGTCCGGCGAGGCGATAGCCCTACGCGAAGTTCAGGTGGGGCGGGGGCGCTGCTGGGCTTCAGTGTCGGTGGGACAGCGGCGCAGACGGACGCCCTGATTATTCAGGATTATCTCCTCAGTCACGATGCCGTAGCGCGACTGCGTCGCGAGGACCGCCTCGTGGAGCGTTTTCAGCGACCTCACGTCGACTTCTTGAGCGCGCTGTGGGGGGCAAACCCCGCGCCGGAAACCCTGTTGAAATACTATCGCAAGCATGTGGATGTCGAGCAGAACGTAGAGGACGGCATCACCGATGTGCGAGTACGGGCCTTCACGCCGGCAGACGCTCACGTAATCGCCGAAAAGTTGCTTCAGATGGGGGAGCAGCGGGTAAACCAGATTAATGAACGTACGATGAAGGGGCAATTGACGGCCGCTAAAAGCCAACTCGCTTCTGCAGAGCGGGATCTGGCAGCCGTTCAAGGGAAGATCACAGCCTTCCGCCGGGTCAAAGGCGATATAGACCCCGCCGGCACGGGAAAGGCACAGATCGGTTTGGTTGCCGACCTGACGGCCAACCTTGCAGCGGCCAAGGCGAGGCTGAATGCTCTTCAAGGCTTCATCAGTAGGTCAAGTCCGCAGTATCGCGCGATCGAAGCTCAGGTTAGAGCCCTGGATGCCCAGGTCGCATCCCAAAACGCCAGACTCGCCTCAGGTGGCAATAATATCGCGACAGGATTGGGCAAGTATGAAGATCTGCTCATAAGGCAGGAATTTGCTGGAAAGAGATATGCGGCGGCGGCTGCAAGCTATGAAGATGCGCGTGCGCAGGCGCTGAAACAGCAACTTTATCTTGTGCGTGTGGTTGACCCCAATATTCCAGTGAAGTCGCAATTTCCTGCGCGCGGACGTGTCGTGATAACGGTATTCTTCTCTCTTCTCCTTGCCTACGGTATTGGATGGATGTTGCTCGCTGGAGTGAAGGAACATAGCCTGTAG
- a CDS encoding ABC transporter permease has protein sequence MSGTMLEDSGSRSKPSAFSTQRAVISALMLRELHSRFGRDNIGYLWLIGEPMMLATVISTIHYFTSHAHKGMQPYPFTLIGYCLFIIFRGIFNRAEGAVEGSSSLMYHKMVKPLDVMIVKTIIESLGCVASLIVLMAIGIVLGIAEFPVRPLYLMTGAFMITWWSFALSLIVASVTYGSHTLGRFVHPISYFAVPLSGAFWTMSLIPGNFRSAMEWNPMVGMFETARYGQFEWADDKYMHLGYQVTVCACLTLVGLVFIRKLQRRIHA, from the coding sequence ATGAGCGGTACGATGTTGGAGGACAGCGGCAGCCGCAGTAAGCCATCGGCATTTTCGACTCAGCGTGCCGTCATAAGTGCATTGATGTTACGTGAGCTCCATTCGCGCTTCGGGCGCGATAATATCGGCTACCTCTGGCTCATCGGAGAACCGATGATGCTCGCGACTGTGATCAGCACGATTCATTATTTTACTAGCCATGCGCACAAGGGCATGCAGCCTTACCCTTTCACATTGATAGGTTACTGTCTGTTCATCATCTTTCGCGGTATTTTCAACCGTGCCGAGGGAGCAGTCGAAGGATCAAGTTCGCTAATGTATCACAAGATGGTGAAGCCATTGGACGTGATGATCGTGAAAACGATCATTGAGTCGTTAGGCTGCGTTGCGTCACTAATCGTTCTGATGGCGATCGGCATCGTCTTGGGTATAGCTGAGTTTCCGGTGCGGCCCCTATATCTAATGACGGGTGCCTTCATGATCACCTGGTGGTCATTCGCGCTGTCCCTGATTGTTGCCAGCGTGACATATGGGAGTCATACACTTGGGCGTTTCGTGCATCCGATCTCCTATTTTGCTGTTCCATTAAGTGGAGCATTTTGGACGATGTCGTTGATTCCAGGGAATTTTCGATCAGCAATGGAGTGGAATCCAATGGTCGGCATGTTCGAGACGGCACGTTATGGCCAGTTCGAATGGGCGGATGACAAATATATGCATCTTGGCTATCAGGTGACGGTTTGTGCATGTCTTACATTAGTAGGATTGGTGTTTATCCGTAAGCTGCAGCGGCGCATCCACGCGTAA